In Paraflavitalea devenefica, the genomic window TATATTTATTATCATTAGAAGACGTTCCCGTAAAATTTGTTCCTGCAATAAGCTGGTACTTCATCGTAGGTATAAAATTTTTATCAGCCTGTACACGCCAAACTATAAATGGAACATCATCTGTTTTTCCATCCCAAATAATATCTCCTGAAATCTCTGTTACATTTGTAACGTCTGCCGCGCTGCTAAACGAAACATTTAATATGCTCTTTTGCAATTGCAATTCATTTTCTATAGCGTCAGCACTTTTCGCCGCTTCTTTGGGAAATGAAACCGTAAAAACATAGTTCTTATCGTAACCCAAATCTTTATTTATTATATATGCCATTTGTTTTCCCATTACAATTGTACTAACTAACAATATGAACGAGATTACAAATTGAAGAACGACTAATGATTTTCTAAATGAAGACGTTTTAATACCCAAAAAACTTTTATCGCGTATGGCGCCTAAAGGATTGAAAGATGATAATAACAGTGCGGGATAAATGCCTGAAATTAGTATTGTTCCTAAAAGTGCGAAAAACAATATTTTTAACATAGAAAAATTGGAGAGGGAAAGAACTAATTGTTCGCCTGTAATTCTATCATACAGCGGCTTCAATAAAGTGATTAAAACAATTGCAATAAAAACAGCAAACCCGAATGTCAATACTGTCTCAGTAATGAATTGCAAAAACAATTGCCTTCTTTTTGCTCCAATGATTTTTTTTATACTTACTTCTTTACTTCTTACAAGTGCACGAGCCGTAGAAAGGTTTACATAGTTAATACTTGCTATGATCAATATTAATATTGCAACAAGCAACATTATTCTTACCATTTTTAATGCAGAATTGTCGCCATCAATTCCTGTAAGATGAAGGTCTCCTAAGTTCTGCAATTGAAAAGTTGTCGCAGCCTGACCATTGTCTGTTGCATTAAATAAATGTGTAAGTTTTGTTTCAATACCCGGAATATTAGCATTTGGATTTATCAGAAGAAATGTTCTGAAACTATAATCGTTTACATCTTCATCAATTGTTTTCCAACCATGATTGCCGCCATGAGCTGTGAATTGCTGAGCATAATAATCTACCGGAAAAATAGCGTCGTATTGCAGAGAAGAATTATGAGGAAAGTCTTGCAAAACGGCTGTTACCGTGAAACTGTTTTTGTCAAACCGCACAATTTTGCCAACGGCGTCATCTGTACCAAATAATTTTTTTGCTGTTGATTGTGTAAGTGCTACAGAATGCGCATTCGGCAAAAAGGTATTAAGGTTACCATGCAACAATTTGTAGTTGAAGAAGCTTATAAAATTACTGTCGGCATAAAGAATATTGTTATTGTCGAATACTTTTGTAAGATCGATATTGGACAATACTTTATCAGATAGTGTTGGATTTTCATCATCACTTACTAATCTTAAAACAGAAATTACATCCGGAATTTGTTTTGCCATTATAGATAATGGTGCGGGTGCCCCTTGCCAGACAAGTGATTTTACTTCTAAAGTAATGTGCGAATTTACCTGGTAGATATTTTTATACAGATGGTTATATTTATCGTAGCTGAGTTCATTCTGCACCCAAAGAAGCAACATAAATCCTGTAGCCAATCCTACAGCCAAGCCGCCTATGTTCAGGATACTGTAAAATTTGTTGGCTTTCAAATTGCGCCATGACGTTTTGAAATAATTTTTCAACATTTAAAACGATTTGATAATTACCGGACACTAATCTAATGCAATTGATCCATAATCTTGGTAACCTAACTAAATTATCAAGTAAGTGATTTACAGTTGGTGTATGCTTTTGATATGGAACTGCCTGATTTTAATACAACTAGATTGAAATAAATTTGAAGTTGTCAGGTTGTGTCCAAATAAAATTGCCACCAACACTTTAATATATGTCGTTAACCGGCTTTCGCCCAAAAAATAAGTATTGAAAATGAAAGGAGTAGTATTCGCTTTT contains:
- a CDS encoding ABC transporter permease, producing MLKNYFKTSWRNLKANKFYSILNIGGLAVGLATGFMLLLWVQNELSYDKYNHLYKNIYQVNSHITLEVKSLVWQGAPAPLSIMAKQIPDVISVLRLVSDDENPTLSDKVLSNIDLTKVFDNNNILYADSNFISFFNYKLLHGNLNTFLPNAHSVALTQSTAKKLFGTDDAVGKIVRFDKNSFTVTAVLQDFPHNSSLQYDAIFPVDYYAQQFTAHGGNHGWKTIDEDVNDYSFRTFLLINPNANIPGIETKLTHLFNATDNGQAATTFQLQNLGDLHLTGIDGDNSALKMVRIMLLVAILILIIASINYVNLSTARALVRSKEVSIKKIIGAKRRQLFLQFITETVLTFGFAVFIAIVLITLLKPLYDRITGEQLVLSLSNFSMLKILFFALLGTILISGIYPALLLSSFNPLGAIRDKSFLGIKTSSFRKSLVVLQFVISFILLVSTIVMGKQMAYIINKDLGYDKNYVFTVSFPKEAAKSADAIENELQLQKSILNVSFSSAADVTNVTEISGDIIWDGKTDDVPFIVWRVQADKNFIPTMKYQLIAGTNFTGTSSNDNKYILNETAVKAMGLKPPYVGTKIGYGKADGEIVGVIKDFNFKSLKDPIAPLLIRTSGLKNTLYVRTTGAGAQASIKAVEQQYKKYANNAPFSYNFLDKTFESHYQSQQRAGTLFTTFAAIAIFISCLGLFGLATYTAQVKTKEIGIRKVLGASVGSVVQLISKDFLKLVIVATVIATPLAYWAMNKWLQDFAYRTSISWWIFAACGFAMLLIAIVTLSTQTVKAALANPVKSLRTE